Proteins encoded in a region of the Stieleria neptunia genome:
- a CDS encoding DUF1501 domain-containing protein, translating into MNSSLNRRDALFGLGASLGSVAFSALLQGEDAAQPAAGGSPLSPKPPMMPAKAKNVIMLFMEGGPGQMDTFDPKPELTRLHKSESKLKAGQEQGFKFFVGSPFGFNQVGDTGIEMCDQWKYLSDPYVANELCNYRGCQAESLNHPEALFHMNTGSRLGGDPAVGAWATYGLGTENQNLPGYVVMTELALPQGGPTNWSNGFLPPYYQGTRLRPEGSPILDLTPQDFKSREHQRRALDELARLNKAHLDSLGAADQKLSARMQSYELAFRMQTEVPGVIDLAKESQDTISMYGMDDPETETFGRQCLMARRLVESGVRFVQIFSGGWDSHDYLERGHSSRIKSVDKPMAALIRDLKQRGMLEDTLVIWTGEFGRTPDNNKRGGVYSLGRGHNNMAMTMLMAGGGVKPGVVGATDELGSSAVECVHPIRDFHVTLLKLLGLDDNKLTYFHGGRFKQLSQFGGEVINELIA; encoded by the coding sequence ATGAATTCATCACTCAATCGTCGCGACGCGTTATTCGGACTCGGTGCCTCTCTGGGGTCGGTCGCCTTTTCGGCGCTGCTTCAAGGCGAAGACGCGGCGCAACCGGCCGCCGGCGGTTCGCCGCTATCGCCCAAGCCTCCGATGATGCCGGCCAAGGCGAAGAACGTCATCATGCTGTTCATGGAAGGCGGGCCGGGCCAAATGGACACGTTTGACCCCAAGCCTGAATTGACACGCTTGCACAAATCTGAATCAAAACTGAAGGCGGGCCAAGAACAAGGGTTCAAGTTCTTTGTCGGCAGCCCGTTCGGGTTCAATCAGGTCGGTGACACCGGCATCGAGATGTGTGACCAGTGGAAATACCTGTCCGATCCCTACGTCGCCAACGAGCTGTGCAACTATCGCGGTTGTCAGGCCGAATCGCTGAACCACCCCGAGGCCCTGTTCCACATGAACACGGGCAGCCGCTTGGGAGGTGATCCCGCGGTCGGTGCTTGGGCGACGTACGGGTTGGGAACGGAAAATCAGAATCTGCCGGGTTATGTGGTGATGACGGAACTGGCGTTGCCCCAGGGCGGTCCGACGAACTGGAGCAACGGTTTTTTGCCGCCGTATTACCAGGGCACACGTCTGCGTCCGGAAGGTTCGCCGATTTTGGATCTGACGCCGCAGGACTTCAAGTCGCGTGAACACCAACGGCGTGCGCTCGACGAATTGGCGCGTCTGAACAAGGCCCACCTGGATTCCTTGGGTGCGGCGGATCAAAAACTGAGCGCCCGCATGCAGAGCTACGAGCTGGCGTTCCGCATGCAGACCGAAGTTCCGGGCGTGATCGATTTGGCCAAAGAGTCCCAGGACACGATCTCAATGTACGGCATGGACGATCCGGAGACCGAAACGTTCGGACGGCAATGTCTGATGGCGAGGCGGTTGGTCGAAAGCGGCGTTCGATTCGTCCAGATCTTCAGCGGCGGTTGGGACAGCCACGATTATTTGGAACGCGGTCACTCATCCAGAATCAAGAGCGTCGACAAGCCGATGGCGGCTCTGATTCGTGATCTGAAACAACGCGGCATGTTGGAAGACACGTTGGTGATCTGGACGGGCGAGTTTGGTCGCACGCCGGACAACAACAAACGGGGCGGCGTTTACTCACTCGGCCGCGGCCACAACAACATGGCGATGACGATGCTGATGGCCGGTGGCGGAGTGAAGCCGGGCGTGGTCGGTGCAACGGACGAGCTCGGTTCGTCGGCCGTCGAGTGTGTGCACCCGATTCGCGATTTCCACGTGACGCTGTTGAAGCTGCTGGGATTGGACGACAACAAGCTGACGTATTTCCACGGCGGCCGTTTCAAACAGCTCAGCCAATTCGGCGGCGAAGTGATCAACGAGCTGATCGCCTGA
- a CDS encoding Uma2 family endonuclease, with amino-acid sequence MLDESNLESIFASPELPKIAEVINSKLAAERKARERFRRELTPSVKAEFIAGEVVMHSPAKAKHLRVTRRLLKLLDTYVHRHGLGEVFSEKALICLTRNDYEPDVVFFGKEKASTFGPDHMEFPAPDFVVEVLSESTASRDRGVKFQDYGQHGIGEYWIVDCDEKTIEQYVLRDNEREYHLAQKLAGGSIGSRVVEGFEIPIAALFDDQANAEALVELCD; translated from the coding sequence ATGCTTGACGAATCCAATCTCGAATCGATTTTTGCGAGTCCCGAATTGCCGAAGATCGCGGAGGTGATCAATTCCAAATTGGCCGCCGAGCGGAAGGCACGCGAAAGGTTTCGGCGTGAATTGACGCCGAGCGTCAAGGCCGAGTTTATTGCCGGAGAAGTCGTGATGCACTCACCCGCCAAGGCCAAACATCTGAGAGTGACCCGTAGGCTCCTCAAACTGCTCGATACCTATGTTCACCGACATGGCCTCGGCGAAGTCTTTTCCGAGAAGGCGCTGATCTGCTTGACCCGCAATGATTATGAGCCCGACGTCGTGTTTTTCGGCAAAGAAAAAGCCTCGACGTTCGGGCCGGATCACATGGAGTTTCCGGCCCCGGATTTTGTGGTCGAGGTGTTGTCCGAGAGCACCGCGTCGCGCGATCGGGGCGTCAAGTTTCAGGACTACGGCCAGCACGGCATCGGTGAATACTGGATCGTCGATTGTGATGAGAAGACGATCGAGCAGTACGTCTTGCGGGACAACGAGCGCGAGTACCATCTGGCGCAAAAGTTGGCGGGCGGTTCGATCGGTTCGAGGGTGGTGGAGGGTTTCGAGATCCCGATCGCCGCGTTGTTCGATGATCAAGCCAACGCGGAGGCGTTGGTCGAGTTGTGCGACTAA
- a CDS encoding sulfatase family protein, with translation MRQTVLLLLTIALTLAIGDVAEAKRPNVLIIYGDDQGSIDMGCFGVKDLKTPNMDRLAAQGLKLTQMYSAAPVCSASRVGLLTGRYPARAGQPGNGDLKTEEVTIAEAFRQSGYATGHVGKWHLGRTETINPAGQGFDRWFGHLEGCIDNFSHFFYWSGPNRHDLWDNGTEVHRPGEYFPQLMVDRCKQFIDRQSGDGADEKPWMLYWAFNAPHYPYQGTPEWLQHYSDLPTPRREYCAFVSTMDQYIGKVLDHLDERGLADNTIVIYQPDHGHSTETRAFGGGGDAGPYRGAKFSLFEGGIRVPSVVRFPGRLPAGETRDQFITSCDWFPTVAQWCGVELPKAGLDGVSMVEVLTENAPAPREQFYWQMGGGRAPQWAVRRGNWKLIGNPRDTTPPQTEQVRGGQLKEKLFLVDLNHDPGEQQNLAGEHSDLVIELMKLREQIISDF, from the coding sequence ATGCGACAGACTGTTCTTTTGCTGCTGACGATTGCGTTGACCCTTGCCATCGGAGACGTGGCGGAGGCGAAGCGTCCCAACGTGTTGATCATTTATGGTGACGATCAAGGTTCGATCGACATGGGGTGTTTTGGCGTCAAGGACTTAAAGACGCCGAACATGGACCGCTTGGCGGCTCAGGGTTTGAAGCTGACCCAAATGTATTCTGCCGCACCGGTGTGTTCGGCCAGCCGGGTCGGTTTGCTGACCGGACGTTATCCCGCGCGTGCGGGGCAACCCGGGAACGGTGATCTGAAGACGGAGGAGGTGACGATCGCCGAAGCGTTTCGCCAGTCCGGCTACGCGACCGGTCATGTGGGCAAGTGGCACTTGGGACGCACCGAAACGATCAATCCCGCCGGCCAGGGTTTTGATCGCTGGTTCGGTCATCTGGAAGGATGCATCGATAACTTTTCACACTTCTTTTACTGGTCGGGGCCGAACCGTCACGACTTGTGGGACAACGGGACCGAAGTGCATCGTCCCGGCGAGTACTTTCCGCAGTTGATGGTCGATCGTTGCAAACAATTCATCGACCGACAATCCGGCGACGGAGCGGACGAAAAACCGTGGATGTTGTACTGGGCCTTCAACGCGCCGCACTATCCCTATCAGGGAACGCCCGAGTGGTTGCAGCACTACAGCGATTTGCCGACGCCGCGTCGTGAGTACTGTGCGTTCGTGTCGACGATGGACCAGTACATCGGAAAGGTGCTGGACCATTTGGACGAGCGTGGTTTGGCGGACAATACGATCGTGATTTATCAGCCCGATCATGGGCACAGCACGGAAACACGGGCGTTTGGCGGGGGCGGCGACGCGGGGCCGTATCGCGGCGCGAAATTTTCTCTATTCGAAGGCGGGATTCGGGTGCCGAGTGTCGTTCGATTTCCCGGGCGATTGCCGGCCGGTGAAACCCGCGACCAGTTCATCACGTCGTGTGATTGGTTTCCCACCGTCGCCCAGTGGTGTGGCGTCGAGTTGCCGAAGGCCGGGCTGGACGGCGTTTCGATGGTTGAGGTGTTGACCGAGAACGCGCCGGCACCGCGCGAACAGTTCTATTGGCAAATGGGCGGCGGGCGAGCGCCTCAGTGGGCCGTTCGCCGCGGCAATTGGAAGCTGATCGGCAATCCGCGCGACACCACGCCACCGCAGACCGAGCAGGTTCGGGGCGGACAGCTGAAGGAAAAGCTGTTTCTGGTGGATTTGAATCACGACCCGGGCGAGCAACAGAACCTGGCCGGCGAGCACAGCGATTTGGTGATCGAATTGATGAAGCTGCGTGAACAAATCATTTCCGATTTCTAG
- a CDS encoding fumarylacetoacetate hydrolase family protein: MPICRIPGPDGRPEYAFYRDGKVCPLRQVMETAPVEFELFDVTSSQIPDLGGIADEHWSTAPDVLLPPVPPPGKVICIGLNYRDHAIETNSPIPSEPVVFSKFGTAVIGHGQAIELPEISAKVDYEAELVVVIGREARNVSVDEAMQYVYGYTCGHDVSARDWQKGRPGGQWLLGKTFDTFAPLGPCVVTTAELSDPSDVRVQMELNGDVVQDSTTAQLIFDIPTTIAHLSKFVTLKPGDVIFTGTPPGVGDAKDPPVYLKPGDRCSVIVDGIGTLTNRCQ; encoded by the coding sequence ATGCCAATCTGTCGCATCCCCGGTCCCGACGGTCGCCCCGAGTACGCGTTTTATCGAGACGGCAAGGTTTGTCCCTTGCGTCAGGTGATGGAAACCGCGCCGGTCGAATTTGAATTGTTTGACGTGACATCGAGTCAGATTCCGGATCTGGGCGGGATCGCCGACGAGCACTGGTCGACCGCGCCCGACGTCTTGTTGCCGCCGGTGCCACCACCCGGCAAAGTCATCTGCATCGGATTGAATTATCGAGATCACGCGATCGAGACCAATTCGCCGATCCCATCCGAACCGGTCGTGTTCAGCAAATTCGGTACTGCGGTGATTGGTCACGGGCAAGCGATCGAATTGCCGGAGATTTCTGCCAAGGTTGATTATGAAGCCGAGTTGGTGGTGGTGATCGGACGGGAAGCCCGCAACGTTTCTGTCGACGAAGCCATGCAGTACGTTTATGGTTACACCTGCGGACACGACGTTTCGGCACGCGATTGGCAAAAGGGGCGTCCGGGCGGTCAATGGTTGCTCGGCAAGACCTTTGATACGTTTGCGCCGTTGGGGCCGTGTGTGGTCACGACGGCGGAATTGTCCGATCCGTCAGACGTGCGTGTGCAAATGGAACTCAATGGCGACGTCGTCCAAGACAGCACGACGGCGCAATTGATCTTTGACATTCCGACGACGATCGCGCATCTGTCCAAGTTTGTCACGCTGAAACCCGGCGACGTGATCTTCACGGGAACGCCGCCCGGTGTCGGGGACGCCAAGGATCCGCCGGTTTATTTGAAACCGGGAGATCGTTGCAGCGTGATCGTCGACGGCATCGGGACACTGACCAATCGTTGTCAGTGA
- a CDS encoding DUF1569 domain-containing protein, with product MAAEHRKLRFESIAAALAEAERLAASETRTTGQYSLGQIFEHLARTFEVVLKEREMPPSPLPMRVLSRLIRPMVLRKAMTGFKLPSKAQSVLWTSEAVSTEDGLQHLREAYEKFKATDPLPAHVFFGSMTRAQHDALQCRHFEGHLGFVHPVSA from the coding sequence ATGGCAGCTGAGCATCGTAAACTGCGTTTCGAATCCATCGCAGCGGCTCTGGCGGAAGCCGAGCGGTTGGCCGCGTCCGAGACCCGGACGACGGGGCAGTATTCACTCGGGCAGATTTTCGAGCACCTGGCGCGGACGTTTGAGGTGGTGTTGAAGGAACGAGAAATGCCGCCTTCGCCGTTGCCGATGCGCGTCCTGTCGCGGCTGATCCGGCCGATGGTGTTGCGGAAGGCGATGACCGGGTTCAAGTTGCCGTCCAAGGCACAGAGTGTTCTGTGGACGAGTGAAGCGGTGTCGACCGAGGACGGGCTGCAACATCTGCGAGAAGCGTACGAAAAATTCAAGGCCACCGATCCGCTGCCCGCTCATGTCTTTTTCGGCAGCATGACCCGCGCGCAACACGACGCGTTGCAGTGTAGGCACTTTGAGGGGCACTTGGGATTTGTCCATCCGGTTTCAGCTTGA
- a CDS encoding agmatine deiminase family protein, protein MDNRRKLVRAVSAAAAIASLLAAIISTRALSQSSRYLAEVSSSLRTSDLNAAKSIGHAFARTDELTVLLARQRQPRGEWNYLLDQLKESFVEFLEVDRHESVLPHETAKANYYLGRVMILQGNQNAARRRLEQAVELAVKINDNVLVAQAKNTLGCLAAADGDYGSAHASFRACSDVLNHVEGQENVCAIALRNLGLVERALGRDGTAATRSAIALIERSSESESWGLTSELLQDLRMTLCEMYWSQGLLDEAVRLARETQDDLQSKYIHVDLLGVDKHLIARNRHVNALRFVERNLAALQQVREAAVADPKTKQSLGKTVHRWQWHPLMDLRTELVSNHLSVAGTMVAEFESQSGLVLAWGELDFSHAAATAVAKHVYDRTQLVIVSDSEESLDEARIALVDAGVPLSRVRFGICDCETPWFRDQGPIVSRSESGDAVWFDSSLTRGDRSGRVVLDALPTMLRRNWKTRVADVPIHLEGGMLLSNGNGLAVGSAAIVRVNREYGFSDEAITRELRRVTGARRWLFLNTLIGEPTEHIDLFMTFVSPTTVVVGEYADRADPNAALLDETATLLSTVVVDDTPLRVVRIPMPDGAGTSFPSYTNVVFANGVLLVPSYSGESKEKELKVKETYEALLPDWEVHFVDCTRLRHTGGALHCLVSNLGDTPFTPVFSSKQ, encoded by the coding sequence ATGGACAATCGAAGAAAACTGGTTCGTGCTGTTTCCGCTGCCGCGGCGATCGCCTCGCTGTTGGCCGCGATCATCAGCACTCGCGCGCTGAGTCAGTCATCTCGGTATCTGGCCGAGGTGTCATCGTCGTTACGGACTTCCGACCTCAATGCTGCGAAGTCGATTGGTCACGCATTTGCGCGGACGGACGAACTGACCGTGCTTCTGGCCAGACAACGACAGCCTCGCGGCGAGTGGAACTATTTACTCGACCAACTCAAAGAGTCGTTCGTCGAATTTTTGGAAGTCGATCGACACGAGTCCGTTTTGCCACACGAAACGGCAAAAGCGAACTACTACCTGGGCCGCGTGATGATTCTTCAGGGCAACCAGAATGCGGCGCGTCGTCGGCTTGAGCAAGCGGTCGAGTTGGCCGTCAAGATCAATGACAATGTGTTGGTCGCCCAAGCCAAGAATACGCTCGGTTGTTTGGCCGCGGCTGATGGTGACTATGGATCGGCGCACGCGTCGTTCCGCGCGTGTTCGGACGTCTTGAATCATGTCGAGGGCCAGGAAAATGTGTGCGCGATAGCGCTCCGCAATCTGGGCTTGGTCGAACGTGCCCTGGGGCGCGACGGGACGGCGGCGACACGCAGTGCAATTGCACTCATCGAGCGGTCAAGCGAAAGCGAAAGCTGGGGATTAACGAGCGAATTGTTGCAAGATTTGCGAATGACACTGTGTGAAATGTATTGGTCGCAGGGTCTTCTTGACGAGGCTGTTCGGCTCGCCCGGGAAACGCAGGACGATCTGCAGTCAAAATATATTCACGTCGATCTGTTGGGTGTTGACAAACACCTGATTGCACGAAATCGACACGTCAACGCACTTCGCTTTGTCGAACGCAACTTGGCAGCATTGCAACAAGTGCGAGAGGCTGCCGTCGCAGACCCGAAAACCAAACAATCGCTGGGCAAAACCGTCCACCGCTGGCAGTGGCATCCGCTGATGGACCTGCGGACCGAGTTGGTCTCCAATCACCTGTCCGTCGCAGGAACCATGGTTGCCGAGTTCGAATCGCAGTCTGGACTGGTGCTCGCCTGGGGCGAGCTTGACTTCTCTCACGCCGCTGCGACGGCGGTTGCCAAACACGTTTATGATCGGACTCAATTGGTGATCGTGTCTGACTCGGAAGAGTCACTGGACGAAGCCCGGATTGCGTTGGTAGACGCCGGGGTACCACTCAGCCGTGTCCGGTTTGGTATCTGCGACTGCGAAACACCGTGGTTCCGTGACCAAGGGCCGATCGTTTCGCGATCCGAGTCCGGGGACGCGGTCTGGTTTGATTCGAGTCTGACGCGTGGTGATCGCAGCGGACGCGTCGTTCTGGACGCGTTGCCAACCATGCTCCGCCGCAACTGGAAAACGCGTGTCGCGGACGTGCCGATCCACTTGGAAGGCGGGATGCTGCTCTCCAATGGAAACGGGTTGGCCGTCGGATCTGCCGCGATCGTCCGGGTCAATCGGGAATACGGGTTCTCGGATGAAGCGATCACCCGGGAACTGAGGCGAGTGACCGGCGCAAGGAGATGGCTCTTTCTCAACACGCTCATCGGCGAGCCAACCGAGCACATCGATTTGTTCATGACCTTCGTTTCCCCCACCACGGTCGTGGTCGGTGAGTACGCCGATCGAGCGGATCCAAATGCCGCCTTGCTGGATGAAACGGCGACTCTGCTGAGCACGGTCGTCGTCGATGACACGCCCCTCCGGGTCGTTCGAATCCCAATGCCCGACGGCGCGGGGACATCGTTTCCCAGCTACACCAATGTGGTGTTTGCCAACGGCGTGCTGCTCGTCCCGTCCTACTCCGGCGAGTCAAAAGAAAAGGAGTTGAAAGTGAAGGAAACCTATGAGGCGTTGCTACCCGATTGGGAGGTTCACTTCGTCGATTGCACCCGCTTGCGTCATACCGGCGGGGCGTTGCACTGCCTGGTTTCGAATCTCGGTGATACCCCATTCACTCCCGTGTTTTCATCAAAGCAATAG
- a CDS encoding ABC transporter permease — protein MSGAAERPPATRIADAARHWGPAILVALIAIATWWLIAWGFDMPSALLPKPSEVWRAATENRMELLRALYATGLAAAAGLLAAIALGSLISVAFSQSQRIRLAFFPYVIFLQTVPIVAIAPLLIIWSGYQFRTVVIVTVIVCLFPIVNSVTAGLMAIDRQWSDLFSLYGAGRAKKLARLQIPAAVPYLVLGAKTSSGLAVIGAIVAEFFVGNGTDYDGLGTLMTHWQGFVKTDALIAAVFTSTLLGLFLFGLVHGISRTLLRRWMDAA, from the coding sequence ATGAGCGGTGCCGCTGAACGTCCTCCGGCAACCCGAATCGCCGACGCGGCCCGCCATTGGGGCCCCGCGATCCTGGTTGCCCTGATCGCCATCGCGACGTGGTGGTTGATCGCCTGGGGATTCGACATGCCATCGGCGCTCTTGCCCAAACCGTCGGAGGTCTGGCGGGCGGCGACGGAGAACCGGATGGAATTGTTGCGGGCCTTGTACGCGACCGGCCTGGCCGCCGCAGCCGGCTTGCTGGCGGCCATCGCGTTGGGATCGCTGATCAGTGTTGCGTTTTCCCAGTCGCAGCGTATTCGACTGGCGTTTTTTCCCTATGTGATCTTTCTGCAAACCGTGCCCATCGTCGCGATCGCGCCGCTGTTGATCATCTGGAGCGGGTACCAGTTTCGCACCGTGGTCATTGTGACCGTCATCGTGTGCCTGTTCCCGATCGTCAATAGCGTGACAGCCGGACTGATGGCGATCGATCGTCAATGGTCGGACCTGTTTTCGCTGTACGGGGCCGGCCGGGCCAAAAAGTTGGCGCGTTTGCAAATCCCCGCCGCCGTGCCCTACCTGGTCTTGGGAGCTAAAACGAGCAGCGGGCTGGCAGTGATCGGAGCGATCGTGGCAGAGTTTTTTGTCGGCAACGGCACCGATTACGACGGCTTGGGAACGCTGATGACCCACTGGCAAGGCTTTGTCAAAACCGACGCCCTGATCGCCGCCGTGTTCACCTCGACGCTGTTGGGACTGTTTCTCTTTGGCCTGGTCCACGGGATCTCGCGGACCCTGCTGCGCCGCTGGATGGACGCCGCGTGA
- a CDS encoding ABC transporter ATP-binding protein has translation MSSNDRPAASSIHCRNVTVRFAPSSVAVDRVELTIQSGEIVSLIGPSGCGKTTLLRAIAGLQPMTEGQVELDPVAIASEGQIGFVFQQPGLLPWASTLQNVLLPLELIGRGTCRQRREAAQHALESVKLADARDKRPHELSGGMQMRASIARALVTHPRILLLDEPFAALDDMLRNELGRLLLSLWQQQQFTAVMVTHNISESILLSRRIAVMRDGVLESVIDNPIAWPRSPSQMRTPEFAQFFGVVSDSLRGPSSSPTLRTQEEAS, from the coding sequence ATGTCTTCCAACGACCGGCCGGCCGCTTCCTCGATCCATTGCCGCAACGTCACGGTCCGATTCGCTCCGTCGTCGGTCGCGGTCGATCGTGTGGAACTGACGATCCAGAGCGGGGAAATCGTTTCGCTGATCGGCCCCAGCGGTTGCGGCAAGACGACCCTGCTGCGGGCGATCGCGGGCTTGCAACCGATGACCGAGGGCCAAGTCGAACTCGATCCGGTCGCCATCGCCAGCGAAGGACAAATCGGATTCGTGTTTCAACAACCCGGACTGCTGCCGTGGGCGAGCACGCTGCAAAACGTCCTGTTGCCGCTGGAGCTGATCGGACGCGGGACCTGTCGTCAGCGACGCGAGGCCGCCCAGCACGCCCTGGAGTCGGTGAAACTGGCCGACGCCCGAGACAAGCGCCCCCATGAGCTTTCCGGCGGCATGCAGATGCGGGCGTCGATCGCACGGGCCCTGGTGACCCATCCCCGCATCTTGCTGTTGGATGAACCGTTTGCCGCACTGGATGACATGCTCCGCAACGAACTGGGCCGGTTGCTGTTGTCGCTTTGGCAGCAGCAACAATTCACCGCCGTGATGGTCACCCACAATATCAGCGAGTCGATTCTGCTATCGCGTCGAATCGCCGTCATGCGCGACGGCGTCTTGGAATCGGTGATCGACAATCCGATCGCATGGCCGCGCAGCCCGTCACAGATGAGAACCCCCGAATTCGCCCAGTTCTTTGGCGTCGTCAGCGATTCGCTCCGCGGCCCCTCGTCTTCCCCGACGCTGCGAACACAGGAGGAAGCGTCATGA
- the lhgO gene encoding L-2-hydroxyglutarate oxidase, whose protein sequence is MPSSADQNDFIVIGAGIVGLATAWRLVQRFPDCSVVVVESESDVAAHQSGHNSGVLHSGIYYKPGSIRAATCRTGKAAMEAFCEEHQIPWDRCGKVIVATDPTELESMEKIAARGSENGVVYERLDSDQLRELEPNAAGIAALHVPETGIVNYATVCKRLARCLRDAGGRIVFGSEIVAIDATVRSIRLTAADGNVFHAAMMINCGGLQCDRIAALSGVSPEIRIVPFRGEYYELAPGRETLVRNLIYPVPDPSFPFLGVHFTRMIDGGVECGPNAVLAFSREGYDWKTIRLTDLAQTLRFGGFQKLALRHWKTGLGEMHRSLSKAAFVTALQKLMPRLTASDLVRGRAGVRAQAVSREGQLVDDFLFQRSDAAVHVLNAPSPAATASLAIAQTIVDQVER, encoded by the coding sequence ATGCCCTCTAGCGCCGATCAAAACGACTTCATTGTGATCGGCGCCGGCATCGTCGGGCTTGCGACCGCCTGGCGTCTGGTGCAGCGTTTTCCCGACTGCTCGGTCGTCGTCGTCGAATCCGAATCCGACGTCGCCGCCCATCAAAGCGGCCACAATTCTGGCGTTTTGCATTCCGGGATCTACTACAAACCGGGGTCCATCCGGGCGGCGACCTGTCGCACCGGCAAAGCGGCGATGGAGGCGTTTTGCGAGGAACATCAGATTCCCTGGGATCGCTGCGGCAAAGTCATCGTTGCCACCGATCCGACCGAATTGGAATCAATGGAAAAGATCGCTGCCCGGGGTTCCGAAAACGGCGTCGTTTACGAACGTCTTGATAGCGACCAGTTGCGAGAACTGGAACCCAACGCGGCCGGAATCGCGGCCCTGCACGTGCCCGAAACGGGGATCGTGAATTACGCGACGGTGTGCAAGAGACTGGCCCGCTGTCTCCGCGATGCGGGCGGGCGGATCGTGTTTGGATCCGAAATCGTGGCGATCGATGCGACGGTCCGATCGATTCGTCTGACCGCGGCCGACGGCAACGTGTTCCACGCCGCGATGATGATCAATTGTGGCGGGTTGCAATGCGATCGAATCGCCGCCTTGTCGGGCGTCTCCCCCGAAATTCGAATCGTCCCGTTCCGCGGCGAATACTATGAATTGGCGCCCGGCCGCGAAACCCTGGTTCGCAACCTGATCTATCCCGTCCCCGATCCCTCGTTCCCTTTTTTGGGCGTGCATTTCACGCGGATGATCGACGGGGGTGTGGAGTGCGGCCCCAATGCCGTGCTGGCGTTCTCGCGCGAAGGATACGATTGGAAAACCATTCGGCTCACGGACCTGGCGCAAACCCTTCGATTCGGCGGGTTTCAAAAACTGGCACTGCGACATTGGAAAACCGGCTTGGGAGAAATGCACCGTTCGCTCAGCAAAGCGGCCTTTGTCACCGCCTTGCAAAAACTGATGCCGCGCTTGACCGCGTCCGATCTGGTGCGGGGCCGCGCCGGTGTTCGTGCCCAGGCGGTTTCGCGCGAGGGTCAATTGGTCGACGATTTTCTGTTTCAACGAAGCGATGCGGCCGTGCACGTCTTGAACGCACCATCGCCCGCGGCAACGGCATCGTTGGCGATCGCCCAAACCATTGTCGACCAGGTCGAGCGTTAA